The Sporosarcina sp. Te-1 DNA window GGAGGCATCGACTTATCCGTGAATAATCCGCTGCTCAGTTCGATATATGGAGGAATTCTGTTAGGGATCGGACTTGGCATCGTTTATCGCGGGAATGGTTCAACAGGCGGCACCGCATTGATTGCCCAATTGCTCAAGAAATATACGGGTATTTCAAGTGGTTTTTCGCAGTTGATTGTTGACGGGGTCGTCGTCATAACATCGGCTTTCGTTTTCAATTTTGAATTGGCGTTGTATGCATTGATGTCAATTTATGTCACGAGCAAAGTGATCGACTTTGTCCAGTTGCAGACGTCTCCCACAAAATTGGTGCTCATTATCACTGATAATGAGGAAAAAGTCCAAGCGATTATTAAAAATGAAATTGACCGTGGATTGACCAAAGTAAAATCGACCGGTGGATATTCCAACAACGAAAAAACGATGATTTTTTGCGTAGTCGAGCAATCCGAAGCGGTTTATCTGAAAAAAGTACTTCAGACAGCGGAACCTTCCTCATTCGTTATCTTTTTGAATGCGTCGGAAATACTGGGACTCGGATTTTCCAAAGCAAAACTGTATCGGTAAATTGCTGAGAAAAAATTGTTGGTCCCTTCTAGAAGCAAAAAATCCGCTAGTGTGAAAGAACATAAGTTTGAGCATTCGGATGGGATGAATGAAAAAAATTTAAAAAACTTTAGGCAAACGGTCTGTAAAATGATATACTACTTCGTAACAGAATATTTTCTTATCAAGAGAAGCTGAGGGAATTGGCCCGATGAAGCTTCAGCAACCTCTGCATGCTGCAGGAAGGTGCTACCTCCAACAAGATGTTCCACAGAGTTTATATGAACTCTCGTGGATACCTTGGCAAATAGACGGTTAGTTGATGCGATTGTCTCCAACAGAGCAATGCATGCAACAGTTAACCCTATACATGCCGCGGGATTTGATTCTTGAGAGATAAGAACGATCGGAATCTACATGCCTCGTTCCTATTTCTTTAGGGAACGGGGCTTTTTTATTTCGATTACTATGACGTAAGAGAGGGAGATTGTATGCCGATAAACATACCAAAACATTTGCCGGCAGGCGAACTGTTAAAAGAAGAGAAAATATTCATCATGGATGAGGATCGGGCGACGACACAAGATATTCGACCATTGAACATTGTCATCTTGAATCTCATGCCTGAGAAAGAGCGGACAGAGCTGCAGTTATTACGGTTACTAGGAAATACACCGTTGCAAGTAAATGTTAATTTCCTGAACACCGCTACATACGAATCGAAAAATGTCAGTAAAAATCATTTAGATGAGTTTTACACGACATTCGAACATATAAAACATCGTCGTTTCGATGGAATGATCATTACAGGAGCACCCATTGAGCATTTGCCTTTTGAAGACGTCATCTATTGGGATGAACTGAAACGGATCATGGATTGGACCAAAACAAATGTAACGTCCGTTTTGCACATTTGCTGGGGAGCGCAAGCCGCGCTCTATCACCACTATGGAATCGACAAGTTTGAGTTGCCGAAAAAATTATCCGGTGTGTACAGTCATGTATTGACAGATCCTACCGTTAAGCTGGCGCGGGGATTTAATGATTGCTTCGAAGCTCCACACTCTAGGTATACGGCGGTTTCAGTAGAGGAGATCGAACAGGATCCACGTCTTCAACTCCTTGCTGTTTCCAAGGATGCGGGAGCATTCATCATCTTGTCCAAAGATGAAAAACATATTATGATTACTGGTCATTTGGAATATGATGCCGGTACACTTGCAGAGGAATATGATCGGGACGTCAAAAAGGGACTGTCAATTGACGTGCCTGCTAATTATTTTCCAAATGACGATCCAACCGAACAACCGATGAATACGTGGCGATCCCATACCCATTTGCTTTTCTCCAATTGGCTCAACTATTATGTCTACCAAGAAACACCTTTTGAATGGGAGTAAATGAATAGAAAAGAAAGGTGCGATATCGTTCAGATATCGCACCTATTCCTGTTCATTTCTTTTTCAATAGTGGTGAGATGTTGGGAAAGAGAGGGGGAATGCCACTCCTATTTAGTCAATGAATAAACCCCATGGCATTGAGGCACACTCGTACAAGGGAGGTGCCGCATTTTGAATATGAATGAATTTCTTGAATTCGATTTTTTGGAAATGACGATCCGTACACTGTCTTCCTTTATTGTCCTTCTCTTGCTTGCTAGGTTAATGGGAAAAAAGCAAATTTCCCAGTTGACATTCTTCCACTATGTCACAGGTATCACGATAGGATCAATTGCGGCTGACATTGCAGGTGAATCGGAGACACCTTTTGTGAACGGCCTATATGCTATGATTTTATGGGCGCTCTTGACTTATTTTTTGAACTTCTTGGCGATGAAGTCCAAAAAGGCGAGGGTTTTACTGGATGATACACCAACAGTCATTATGCATAAAGGCAAACTGAATGAGCAGGCAATGAAAAAGTCTCGCCTAACTTTGAATGATTTGAATATGATGTTGCGTGAACAAGGAATTTTCTCTATTAAAGATGTGGAATATGCCATATTGGAAACGAACGGGCAATTAAGTGTCATGAAAAAAACAGCCCAGGAACCAGCTACAAAGAAAGACGTAAAAGCGCCGGCTCCAGAACCAAAATATATCCCAACTGAAATTATTTCTGACGGTAAATTGATTAAAGAAAACATGACGGAACTTGGTTTGTCTGAACAATGGCTATTTGATCAACTAAAAGACCAAGGAATTGGCAAAGTCAATCAAGTGTTTTACGCAGAAATACAGACTGACGGGAGTTTGCATATTGATCAGCGATCATGAGTATGCATGTCGTTGGAGAGTCAGCAATAAATGGGATGCCTTCGCTTCTCCGTGTACGATTGTTTCTTCAATAAATGTTATACATGCCAAAATAAGTTTGGCTTCTACCCTCTCAATAAGGCTATCTGTCCCACGGCCATTAGGGGAGGGCTTTTCAATATGATTTTTTTAATGAGTTGAAAAGCCCCGGGCAGGATCTTCAGTGTATTGCTAATTGTTATTGGAGTTGTTGGAATGAAGGCACTCTCTTAATAGAAAGAAAGGGGGCAAGCTTAATGGATGATTTCCCACTTTTTCTCTCTGGCCAAAGCTTCAAGCTTGGCATCGGGCCGGACTGCCACTGGATTTCCGACGATTTGGAGGACAGGTAAATCCGAAAAGCTGTCTCCGTAAGCATAGCTCTTGGACCAATCAACATTCTTTTCTCCCAAGTTAGCGAAAATTTTCTCGGTCTTCCTATCCCCTTGTATATGATAAATGGCTTGTCCTTTATCGATTGATTCATCTGTGGCAAACGGGATATCGGTCCCAATAATTTGATCGAACTCGAAACCACTTGTCACTTCTTGGAGGAATGGTGTATAAGCCCCGGAAACGAGCATTGTATAGTCTCCATTTTTTCGGTGCTCTACAAAACGTTGGACAATTTTCTCATTGAAATCTTTCTGGATGGCAGGTCTCATTTCTTGGAAATAGTGGTAGATCTCTTTGCGTGATAAGTGTTGCAATGCATTCAAATAGATTTGCATGGACCGTTCTTTCATTTTGTGTTCGGGCAGAAGTTTCAATTTGTAGCTAATATAAGGTGTAAGAATCGTGCGGAAAAACGGTTTGTACAAAGGACTGTAGGTCGGGTGGTTTTTTAATCGCTCCATCAAAAGCTGAAATGTCTCATTTCCATAAAAAGTCCCATCGAAATCAAAAATAGCGATTCGCATAAGTATCTCCTTCTGCAAGTGCTGCCGAGTTTCTTTTCTACCGATCATACAGTGTTTGTGTCGGAGAAGCAATTCAAGCATAATAGAGAGTACTAAAGGAGGTTACTCATGCGTAAAAAAGGACCACGGGGAGCACAATCATCAAGCCCTCACACATCTATTTTTCAGGTGAAAGAAGAGCAGGAACTTTTGCCGTTTTTATTAGAAGTATTAACTAGCAGCCGCAATTCGGTAAAATCTATTTTAACCAGAGGGCAGGCGAGTGTGGATGGTGTCGTTGTCACTCGGCATGATCATCAATTGCAGCCAGGGCAACGAGTAGAAATAGTTAAAAATAAAGCGGCGAAGGGAGAAAGTGAACTGGAGGGCATCTCGATTCTATTCGAGGATGAAGATTTGCTTGTCATCGACAAAGAAGCGGGACTGCTTTCCGTAGCGGCTAAGGATAAAAAAGAAATGACGGCATTTAGTCAAGCAG harbors:
- a CDS encoding YitT family protein, with the protein product MSNRYSKSTVFDYIQIIIGASLVGLSFNIFLLPSRIAAGGISGVSTILYELFGYNPAYVQWIINIPLIILGLVLAGKEFSAKTLVGTFFVPFVIWLTGGIDLSVNNPLLSSIYGGILLGIGLGIVYRGNGSTGGTALIAQLLKKYTGISSGFSQLIVDGVVVITSAFVFNFELALYALMSIYVTSKVIDFVQLQTSPTKLVLIITDNEEKVQAIIKNEIDRGLTKVKSTGGYSNNEKTMIFCVVEQSEAVYLKKVLQTAEPSSFVIFLNASEILGLGFSKAKLYR
- a CDS encoding HAD family phosphatase, with the translated sequence MRIAIFDFDGTFYGNETFQLLMERLKNHPTYSPLYKPFFRTILTPYISYKLKLLPEHKMKERSMQIYLNALQHLSRKEIYHYFQEMRPAIQKDFNEKIVQRFVEHRKNGDYTMLVSGAYTPFLQEVTSGFEFDQIIGTDIPFATDESIDKGQAIYHIQGDRKTEKIFANLGEKNVDWSKSYAYGDSFSDLPVLQIVGNPVAVRPDAKLEALAREKKWEIIH
- the metA gene encoding homoserine O-succinyltransferase encodes the protein MPINIPKHLPAGELLKEEKIFIMDEDRATTQDIRPLNIVILNLMPEKERTELQLLRLLGNTPLQVNVNFLNTATYESKNVSKNHLDEFYTTFEHIKHRRFDGMIITGAPIEHLPFEDVIYWDELKRIMDWTKTNVTSVLHICWGAQAALYHHYGIDKFELPKKLSGVYSHVLTDPTVKLARGFNDCFEAPHSRYTAVSVEEIEQDPRLQLLAVSKDAGAFIILSKDEKHIMITGHLEYDAGTLAEEYDRDVKKGLSIDVPANYFPNDDPTEQPMNTWRSHTHLLFSNWLNYYVYQETPFEWE
- a CDS encoding DUF421 domain-containing protein — protein: MNEFLEFDFLEMTIRTLSSFIVLLLLARLMGKKQISQLTFFHYVTGITIGSIAADIAGESETPFVNGLYAMILWALLTYFLNFLAMKSKKARVLLDDTPTVIMHKGKLNEQAMKKSRLTLNDLNMMLREQGIFSIKDVEYAILETNGQLSVMKKTAQEPATKKDVKAPAPEPKYIPTEIISDGKLIKENMTELGLSEQWLFDQLKDQGIGKVNQVFYAEIQTDGSLHIDQRS